Genomic DNA from Bacillus kexueae:
CGAAGAAATAGAGAAGATTACGAAATCCGTTTGTGAAGGAGCAAATGCTACGTATTCATTGAAGTATGAAAAAGGGTATCCAGCGCTTGTCAATCACCCTGAAGAAACCGCGCATTTAGTCAAGAGTGCTAAAAAATGGGTGGAAGAAAACAACATTCACGAAATGGAACCCGTTATGGGCGGTGAAGATTTCGCCTACTACTTACAAAACGTACCAGGAACATTCTTCTTTACAGGTGCAGGAAATGAAGAGGTCGGTGCATCTTATCCACATCACCATCCGAAGTTTAATATCGATGAACGCGCAATGATTATAGCGGCTAAAATTTTAATAACAGCAACTATTGACTATTTACAGCATGCATAGTTAAGATTTGTCATCTTTTTTGGTCGAAATCGTCACCTTCATTTGGTTCGTCTCACCTTTTTCTTGAATAGATTGACTTCTCAACAAATCTCGAATCTCTTGTAAGATTTCGAGATTTGTTGTTTTTTTCACTTCATACGATTGTTTCTCCCCTTTTAAGCGATTAATCATTTTAATCATCATAAAAATGCTAAAAGATATAAACAAAAAATCAACGAGCGTTTGCAAAAACTTCCCGTAACGAATCACTTCTTCTCCAATGGCGATATGTAAGCTTTCAAAGTTCACGCCGCCGATCACTACACCAATTACTGGCATCATCAAATCTGAGACAAGTGACTCCACAATTTTTCCGAACGCCGCTCCCATCATCACTGCAATCGCCAAGTCAAAAATATTCCCACGTGCTATAAATTGTTTGAATTCCTTAATCATCTAATCCCCCCATCCCTTATCAACATATGGTTTGTCCGAAAAATATATGTTGAGTGAATTCACAGACATGATGAGGATGGATCGAATAAAAAAACTCAGAGAGCCCTCCCTGAGTTTCTTTTGTATTACTATTTTATAAGTCCATCTTTCAAGAGCTGATTACGTTGGTCGACTAACGTTTCGTATAATGAACGATATGTAATACTGAGTTCCTGCCTACTTTTATCATTTTTCACTTGTAGCGGGTAAGACACATTTTTCACTACATACTTTCGTGTTAAGCCAATCATCGGAGCTAGCAACCAAATCAATGGTTTAGGGACAATTCGTTTCGGTAAGGCATACTGGTTTGGAAAAGCTTCGTCCAGTGTTTTAGCCATCGTTAGAAAAGTTGTTACACCACTAGATAGTATGTAACGACCTGTAGCCTCTTCTTTAAAAGCAGCCTTCATATGAGCTTCCGCTACATCACGGACATCGACATATCCCATTTCTAAATCAGGAACACCCGTTTTGTATTTACCTGTCAGAATATCGATTAAAGTGGATATGCTTGTTGAATCATTTCGCTTTGTTAAGGAAGGTCCTAGTAGAAATGTTGGATTAATCGTTACTAAATCCCATTTTTCTTGTTCATTAGCGATCTTCCATGCCTCTTTTTCAGCAATCGTTTTGGAGTAACTGTACGGTTGATGATGCTCGGAACTCGTTTCATTCCAAAAGGTTTCGTCAAGAGGAGCTTTACCTTTTAGATCTATGTTGTCTCCGTACATCGCAACGACGCTACTCGTAAGAACAACCCTCTTGACCGTGCCAGC
This window encodes:
- a CDS encoding SDR family oxidoreductase; translation: MDQKTVLVTGGTGYLASWIVKNLLDDGHQVRITVRNKQQVEKYAHLTNLAQQSPGELSIYEADLLKEGSFDEAVKGCEYVFHTASPFFISNISNAYEDLVKPALDGTRNVLGAVNKAGTVKRVVLTSSVVAMYGDNIDLKGKAPLDETFWNETSSEHHQPYSYSKTIAEKEAWKIANEQEKWDLVTINPTFLLGPSLTKRNDSTSISTLIDILTGKYKTGVPDLEMGYVDVRDVAEAHMKAAFKEEATGRYILSSGVTTFLTMAKTLDEAFPNQYALPKRIVPKPLIWLLAPMIGLTRKYVVKNVSYPLQVKNDKSRQELSITYRSLYETLVDQRNQLLKDGLIK
- the mscL gene encoding large conductance mechanosensitive channel protein MscL, which encodes MIKEFKQFIARGNIFDLAIAVMMGAAFGKIVESLVSDLMMPVIGVVIGGVNFESLHIAIGEEVIRYGKFLQTLVDFLFISFSIFMMIKMINRLKGEKQSYEVKKTTNLEILQEIRDLLRSQSIQEKGETNQMKVTISTKKDDKS